In the Sorghum bicolor cultivar BTx623 chromosome 4, Sorghum_bicolor_NCBIv3, whole genome shotgun sequence genome, cttgcaagagtgcgaatcaatagcgagtgagtgattctagtgtgttgcattgagagattgcatcgagtggcactaggtgtttgtgttgcaagccggtggtgcttgttactcttggaggttgccacctcctagatggcttggtggcttgtgactccgtcgaagcacgcaaggagattgtgcggtgctccggagaagagattgtgaggggtacggtgctcaccccgcggggatcgcgaagagcaactctagttgagcgagacgtgaagagcgacaagtggtccggccgggtcaagtgctagagcttgtggtaagcactccacgtgggagagtgtgacttgtgggtcaccactagcaagaggaccggcggcaaccttggagcttgtctcaacggggacgtagcttggtggcaaccaagtgaacctcgggagaaaatcatcatgtcaactttgttcttcccgttggtttgcaattccctaacacaagcttgttcttacactcatatacttgtgcttgtgtagttgctcttgtaattagttagcttgtgtagcttgctagttaccttcttgcttgtgtagctagaagtagttcccttgcgtgactaatttggtttgtgtaaccttgttagtcgcattgcttagtttgtgtagctaagtaatttgcgctctctaatttggcattagttgccttgttattgagcttgctagtgagcttaggctttgtgcgctttgcctcactagtttgaatAGGAGCTCCcccagtttgcaaagtactagttgcataggtttgtgtgaccttgctcctagaattggttaggtgagctcttgctaaggtagcaccttgtttgcttgtttaggatcttttcaaggtgctagagaacttagataaaggggtgtagtcttggctagaccgatagttttaattccgcatttgtttcggtatGCCGGcgtgataagttttagaaaggactattcacccccccctctagtccgccatcttgaCCCTTCACCGCTGTTATGTAATCGCTCTAGTTAATAAGATTAACGGAGGCGGTTGTTTCAAAGCAACCGCTTCCGTTAATATGTTAACCGAGACGCGATGTGGCACAACCCTCAATGATCAGCGAATGCAATATAGTAGTGCACCCTGGCATGGTGGCGCAGGCTCGCCTGGTATGCTACCCACAGGCGTAGAGTGGGGCATGGGGCAGTGGCGTGGCCCTCCTGGTGTGGCGGCGCCCTTTCCCAACGTGGGAATAACTAAGCATCTCTAACAGGTTGGTATTTTTTGTTGTCATTTGTTATAGTTTGCCAACTCCCAAAATAATATGGCAAGTGGAAAAAAGATCATTTCCAAGTATTTGGCATAATTGACTTGACAGAAACCAAAATTATGGACTCAACTATATTTGCCACGACTTTTCTTCCGCGCCGTATCTGGTCCCGCGCTCCCGCGCTTTTAGTCGCGCGCGTTTCTTCTTCGCGGCATTTTCTCATCGCTGTGCTACCAGTTCGCAAGCATCCAAGTCGCCACCGTTTCTTGGTGCCTGTAACCAAGACGTTGCAGATCGTCATCGAGCGCTTCCTGCCATAGAGTCCTTCTTGTCATAGAGTCCTTCGTTCTGCTGCCGTGGAGTACCTTGCGATGTCTTGTGGCACAGAAGGACGGCGCGATCAACTTTGTCAAAGAACGACGGTGCAAACCCTTGCGGCATAGAACGGCGGCGCAGAGGAGGAAGTTTCTGTCGCGACAAAGTACTAGACGGACTACATACGGCGCGAAGAGTTCCCCACACGCGGGAGTAGCGCGGGAGGAGCGCTCGATCGGTGTTTGCCAAGCGGCTCATGGCCTCGCATTTATGCCAAGTTCCCTATCTCAATTGCCAAGTTGCCTAAAATTGAAAAACACAAATGCAAAACGGTTGGATACCTCATTTCGATAATTTTAGCAAATCACAAAAATACAAACCCTAAATGCAAAAATTGGCGTGGGCAGCAACTCTCCCAATGTGGGCTTTGGAGATATGGAGATATTTGATAGGAAATCAAGGAAAGGGGCTTGTTTTCTCAATTGAGAAAAAAAACTAAGGAAATAGGATTTAGAAGGGGATCTGCTAGAGTTTTTTTTGTGTGTATCCCCATCATTTTTTATTATAGAGAAAGTGGATCGTTCTCAATCTAGTGGAGATGCTCTTGTGTTAGATATATTGTATACTTAATCAGTTATATATTATGAGTCAATCATTTTTAAGTTCAACTAAatatatgaaaaatatattaatattttgaTTACAAACAAATctgttataaaaatatattcatatCGATCTAAtgtaaaattataaatatagTATCAAAATCGATATATACATTTATTTTAGGACAAGGGTGTatgttttctctttttttgcGGGGTATGATTGCAACCAACTAGTAAGAATCTAGgagataagagcatctccaagagaaggCTAATAATATTCCCAAAACTAAAACTTGCGTGCTTAGGAGAAAACCTATGGGTTCAATAGCTCCCCAAACCTTCTCCCAAAATTTACTCGCTCTGGAAAATTGAGCCTGCGCCCCTCATATGTTCAGACCGACGGCGTGCCCCCAATCTTCTTCGGTGCTTCTTTTCCCGCGCTCGTGCCCCGTTCTGGTAGAAAATTCCCGTGCTCCTTCTCCCGTTCATAAGAAAAGGTGAGACTCGAGGAGCTACGAAGGATGGAACAACTGGCCAACGGAACAAGTCAAGCGGATGGAAAAGTCCTAATCCAACTAATTTTGTTTCTAGCCCCGTCCTCGTCCAACTAACTAACGTTGTGGCAAGTtcaaaatatttttgggtgtaAAATATTGGAGAGCTGCTGTGGAGGAAACTagtttttagaaaataattatTTAAGAGAGCTCTTAATATAAAGTTTTGGGGGTTATATTTTTGATgaactcttggagttgctctaacaacttttgtttttgaacaaaaagGAGATGACGATTGACGACAACTTGGTAGATATGATAAGATTGTAGCCATCATATATACTGGTATGATCGACTGCGCCATGCTatgtaagggcctgtttagattggagataaaaattatttgggtgtcacatcgaatgtgtcggaaggatgtcgggaggggtttatagatactaataaaaaaacaaattacataactcgttagAAAACtgaaagacaaatctattaagtataattaatctatcattagcacatgtgggttactgtagcacttaaggctaatcatggagtaactaggcttaaaagattcgtctcgcgattttcaaccaaactgtgtaattagtttatttttttatgtacatttaatgtttcatgcatgtatcaaagattcgataggatagatgaaaaaattttggacagggaactaaacagggcctaaagggCCACGCAATAGGCTGTTTCGTGCCAGGCACATGACCCTAGGATAGGTTGCTGGTGTTCTACCGTCTTCCATTCCTCTGTTTTCTTTTCAGTCGTTCATGGTAATTAGAGCTTGTCTATTCAAAACAGATCACATCGCCGTAGATAATTTATCATGGCAAGTTCATCAGACATAAACTAAACTCTGTCTTAATATAATTGTCCAACCTGTTTCTGAGGAGCTTATCAAGAGCAATCATACACTGTTCGTTTCTTCATTCATATATATCGGCGTTCCCCGCCGAGATGACCATCAAAAGGACTAACGGCAAAGAAGTGATGGCGTCAAAATCTGGTATTTGATGACAGCAGGTCCTGGGGCTCGTCTCTAACCAGCAGATACGTACATCCTCACCCAGGTCACCACATGCATGTTCCACGACAGTTGAGGCATGGGGATCCATCCAAGTTATGTTCGCATCGAACACTGGAGCTCAAGTTGTGCATATGTGGATTTCTCCATCGACCACGCCCAAAGAGGAATCGAGAGTACTTGAGAAAAATGAAGACTCTAGACGACGATGATGTTATTAGTCAGACACAATTCCCACGTTTGGCTTCCCTCTCCAGTTTAAACGCTTGCAAGACTGATGcttatttgttgtgagagaaaaatactatgcCATGGCGGATAAGTTCAAGCGAATGTCGTCGACAGGATCTCATGTTTCCATGTCTACAGGAAGAGCATCACTGAAAACTCTGCTCTTCGCATTCAGTGCCTGGAGAGTGCAGACCCAAAAGCAACATTCAGGACACAAGAGGATAAAACAAGTAACAATAACAGCACGTGTGGAACCTTAATAACTGGTGCTTACTTCTTCATTCCAGTTGGTGCATAAGGTAACGGAGAGCAGCGAGAGCATCTGCACCACCAGGCCGCACAAGATCCCAAACCAGAGACCCTGTTCAGAGTTTGAACAAGATCTTGTTCAACTGAAGGATGATATGTACTGAAAGCTAAACTTGCTCCCAATCAAATTTGTAACAAAGAAAGCAGAAGACTACCATTCCCCCGAGATGGCAGACGAAGGCGAAAGCGAACGCGGCAGGGATACCAGCGAGGTAGTAGGCAGCAAGGTTGATGAAAGCGCCGGTCTTTTGGCGGCCAGAGCCCCTAACGACACCTGAAAGCACACACTGCTGACTGTCGAGCATGACGGACACGGCGAGGACCGGCATCATCCTGGCGGTGTACCTGGCCACTTCCTCCTCGTTGCTGTACGCGTACCCCCACAGATCGCGTACCAGCACCATGACCAGGCCTTCCGACATGCCCACAATGAGCGCCAGGAGCACCACCACCCGCGCCGCCAGTCGCGCCGCCTGAGGCCGCCCTGCTCCAAGCTCGTTCGACACGCGCGTGCTTACGGCAGCACCAAGCCCAAGCGGGGCCATGAACGCCAATGAGCTAGTGTTCAAGCTGCAAGAATCACAGAAACGGGCATGGGATGGGATTCTTCGGGCAGGGCGCAACGAGGTAAAGCTGCAGGGAATTGTGGAATGATGATGTTCATCTTCACCAGATGGACAGCACGGCCGTCTCCAGCTTGGGGTTTGGGAGCAGTCCGGACAGCAGCACCAGGAGCTCGAAGGACCACCACTCCATGCTGCAATGCAACCAGATGAGGTTGATGATCTGTCGATCGCAATTTGCAATTGCATGGAGAAAGAAATTGGAAGAATGCGATAATCCATTACCACACCATGACAGCCGAAGGCACGGCGAGCTTGAGGAAGTCGGGGACGCCGCGGAACGCCTCCGCCGAGAAGCACGTCCAGGTGGACTTGCAGGCCGGCGACGCCCTGACGTAGACGGCCAAGAAGGAGAGGTTGGCGAGGTAGGAGACGGCGTTGGCCAGCGCGGCGCCGTTGCGGCCCAGGCCGAGCGCGCGCACCAGCAGCCAGCAGACGGCCGGGTGGCATACGGCGGTGGCGCCGGCGCTCAGCATCACGGGCACCACCAGGTTCTGCGTCTGCAAGAACCGGACGTGGCACTGCAGCGCCCCGTACGCGAACAGCGCCGGGATCAGCCACCGGATGTAGCTGCCGGCGCCCGCGGCGATCTCCGGGTCCTGCCCGCACCACGCCAGGATCTCGCCCGTGTAAGTCCACACCACCGCCACCGGGACGCTTACGAGAGCGAGCACCACCATGGCTCGCTGCTTGTAGACGCCCAGCTGGTGGTGCTGCCCCGCGCCGAACGCCTGCCCGCACAGCGTGTCCAGGCTGCACGCCATGCCTGCCTGACAAATGTATCGATCTGCAGTAGCACACTAGCTAGCTGGGGAACGAACAATTGGGAGGAGCGCGGTTAATTACCAGCAAGCTGAAGCCGGTGACGCCGGCGAAGGAGGTGGCCAGGGAGGCGCTGGccagcgcgagctcgccgaggtGGCCGACGAACATGACGGAGACCATCTGGACCATGTTCTGCAGGAGGAACCCGACGACGAGCGGCCCGGCGAGGTACAGCTGCTTCTTGACCTCGCGCACCACAGCGCCGGCCTCCGCCTCATTGTTGCTACCATGCTTCCCAGTGCCTGTGGCATCGAGGAGCGCCGCCTCCATTCCCGACCCGAGAAGCTAGGCAGGAATGGCGCAAAGACGTCCTTGAACTTGGAGCTGGCCTGATCTCATGTGCTTCTGACATGATTTAGCAAAATCTATTTTATACTACTATACATGCTGACTGTTGATGGTGGGAAAGAGAATTTTGGCTGATGCAGAAATCGCaccaaggccttatttagttccgaaaagattttggatttcggcactgtagcactttcgtttgtttgtgacaaatattatctaattatggactaactaggatcaaaagattcgtctcgcgattttcagctaaactgtgtaattagtttttgcttttgtctatatttaatacttcatgcatgtgccgcaagattcgatgtgacggagaatcttgaaatttttttgctttttggggtgaactaaacaaggcccaagataaACGACAAATATAATAGACTTGTCAGCAAGGTTGTTCAAATGGTCAGAAtactcgggccttgtttagttcactctcaaaaccaaaaagttttcaagattctccgtcacatcgaatcttgtagcacatgcatgaaacattaaatatagacaaaaacaaaaactaattacacagtttagctgtaaatcacgagacgaatcttttgatcctagttagtcgataattggataatattcgtcacaaacaaacgaaagtgctacggtaccgaaaacttttcgcttttcgaaactaaacaaggcctcggtaaGCCTGGAAAGTGAAAACAAACATTATCATATCTTATGATATCTCTGTATTGTTTAATTGGATCTGATTGCATGCATACCACCACcttatatttaaataataataataatattgaaTTGTCGTACGTTTCCTCGGTCTAATCCTAAGGTaagttaggtcttgtttaggccttgtttagttccgaaaactgaaaagttttcggaactgtagcattttcgtttttctttgacaaacattattcaatcatagagtaactaggctcaaaagattaatctcgtgatttacaggtaaactgtgcaattagtttttattttcatctatatttaatacttcatgcatgtggcgtaagattcgatgtgacggggaatcttgaaaagatttcgctttttggggtgaactaaacaaggccttagttctgaaaagtgaaaagttttcggtaccgtagcattttcgtttgtttatgacaaatattatccaattatagactaactaggatcaaaagattcgtctcatgatttacagctaaaccgtataattagtttttgttttcgtctatatttaatattttatgcatgtgccacaagattcgatgtgacggagaatgttgaaaactttttggttttcagggtgaactaaacaaggcgttagAATATAGATGGAGGAGTCTTTTCTGTGGTTTGTTACTCTCTTCTAAGAGCAACGTATCAAGACAcgcaattcaaaatccaatcccaaaatgaattaaaattagggatgaaaatggtatGGATGTTTTttaaccgtattcgagaccaaaTTTGTTTAGAGGTgtttagatctgtccgtatctgAGTTTGAATATTCAATATCTGATACCGTATGAAAATCTGAATATTTAaattgtatatttatgatgttgacatccaatcgtatcttaGTTGACATTAtctgtattcgaatccgaatccaactagaaatataaaaacaattATGATATCAGTGTTGTCCGTTCGTAtctgatccgttttcatccttaattAAAATCTATACCTACTattaaattgtgaaaatttcatcTGTCCAAAAAATTTGTCTGCCTTCGCCCGGAACCGGTGTCCAACAAACAAACTTTTCTAGGGTTCCAATGTAAAATCTTCTATACACATCAAAACACATTGAAAAATAAGGAAAATACAAAGATCTAGGTGCAAAGTATTCCTACTTTTCTTTGTCCGCTGCTGAGTCCGCCTCCGTCGAGCCGTTCAGAACCGGTGGtgcaaaaataaaatagaaattttCTAAGGTTTCCAATACAAAATATTCTATACACatcaaaatatattaaaaacaaaaaaagtacAGGAGTCTAGGTATAAAATGTTTATCctattaattttttttcttttattctttaaatcggttgaaaattaataaatgcgtaataattcatagaaaaatctaaaaattataaaacaaattttgttcagctccacatatgtagatccatgtagtaaacaaaaaatatcaaaatTTTAATACAttttttttgctggagatgtttgcctatgctttttagtgtaaatttGATCAGTTGAAAATTTATAAATGCGTAGTAACTCATACAAAaacctaaaaattacaaaataaattttgttcagctccacatatgtagatccatgcagtaaataaaaatatcacaaattttagtatattttttttgctggagatgcttgcctatgctttttagtgtaaaattgaaattgtagttatctgctccaattattatggaAATTTTATAGTAGCCtataatgtgatgcttgatttatgGTAAAACTTTTAGCACCATTCCTACATATCTCactaatttactaatttaactaaatttatgtttgaggatgcttccactacctttgtacgatgtgttgttatgtcatatgaacacttcataagcccATGTATTTATAATCTACATGCATTTAACTggtatatcatattttataggaatcctaatataaataaaaaaataaagctagcaacaaacttctcatgttttaatataatactaaggtatattaagaggtaatattagattAAGATAAGGTTTAACTaacttctatttttattattaaataaatatatctccgaactatatattattgtaaatattaactatccaaTATTATATAtgttatggttatcaataaaataaattatagacttttaacatccatttgatgtttttctcacGTTGCAACGCATGGCCATATTTACTAGTGCATAATAACACAAGGGGATGTCTACCTGTTGTtcggttaaggccttgtttagttcccaaaaagttttataaaattttttagatttcccgtcacatcgaatcttgcggcacatgtatggagcattaaatatagataaaagaaataactaattacacatatgtaatttgcgagacaaatcttttaagcctagttagtctatgattgaacaatatttatcaaaaatacaaatgaaagtactacCATGTTCATTTTGCAaactttttgaaaactaaacaaagtctTACGACAACTGAGTGTGGAAGACATACAGGAAACACTGGAATTTTGGGCCATCAGATTTTAATCTGAcgctttctattttttttttatgatCTTTATGTGTTTCGGTCAGCCATAGGTGTATGCTCTTATTTGGACTCGCTGGCCTAGTATTTGTTTAGCCCAATGTTGTTCTTTGTTTAACGCAAAAGTGAATTTGGGCGGTTGGGCCTATACTCATGAGTCATGACATATGAACAGACGTGAAAAAAGAAGTCAGCGAGCTTCTTTGGTGAACGTGAGtatcaaaatatttatttgttaTATGAGACAAATGCAGTTACAAATTATGAGTAGAAACCAAAAACTAAAGTAAACACAATGAAAAACAATaaactaaaatataatactgAAATTGAAATTACCAAATACCAAAACAGAAATTGATAACCAGAAAATATAACTGAAATCACAAAACTGAAAACTAAAGTGGACTCAATGAAAAATAAAGAGAAGAAACATAAAACTGAAACTGAAGTAGACACAATGAAAAATAAGTAAATGAAACATAAATTGACAACTATAAAACTAAACTAAAACTGACAAAGTATAAAATGAAAACTAAAGAAAAAACATTCCAAATAATACATAAATACTTATTATAATACTTGGATCAGCAAGAAAACACAAAGAATTGTCAATCCAGAGCCTCAACAATACTTTTCCCCAAATTCATTTAAAATTATGTGCTTGTGTCAAGTATAATTTTGTGTACGCGGTAAGTTATTTTTTTAGCAAGAGGCTACTTATTTTGATCACCATAATATATAAAATACGTAAGTAGCTACTATATATACAATATAAGTTACCactatattaaatatatatattaaaatataggTATAATGGTCTAATGAGTCTCGTTTTATAGATCTAATCATAAAAAAATACAATGGTGAACCTAGGAGCTCTAGACTAAAGTATAAGAAAGTTAATGTATTTTTTAAAGGAAAAAAAGCAAAACAAAAATGTATGGAGCAGCCTACTTGTGTCTCTCTCAAGTTGCAATCTCACAGCTTACGCTCCCATGCGCTAGATGGGCCAGGACCCCAGGGCCCATGGGCGTCAGGCACTAAGGCAGGCCAAACCTTGTGAGCATGGGTCGTGCACTCAAGCAGAAGCACGGCGAGTCATCAATTAGAGTTTCCGGAGAAAGAAGTCTAATGAAAAATGATGATTCGGTAAAATAATGGGTGACACCTTGGCTTGTTCTTTTGGGCTTTCAGATAGACTTTCTGTGTTACGGTGgcttttgtaagtttccaagcTTGTGAAAACTGAAACCAAAAGCCATGTATTTGTCTGGGCTTTTAATTTCTAAGAACCAAAAGCCAATATAAAGCCCAAATAAATAGGGCCAAATACGCTGTCGCAGCCAAGCCGTCAACGCATGATAATGAGACGATTGCTTTCACAAGGTTGGTGACTTGGTGGCGAGTATTGTACGGATTACGGAAGCAATATAGCACCACGCTTTGGACGGAGTGAGGGATCGGATATGCGTTCCAAGTCATCAACGACCTATATATACTTTTTGATATGCAGTACTTTTAGCAGGTGATGACTGATTTTAGAGAAATATCATATAAGAAAAATCTATAAATAGAGGTGTGGACTGACTTTGGACTTGGGAGTATGTGAAGGGCCTTTTTTTTTGGCGACAAGCTGCAGATTCTGAGGCTGCAGCGTTCACACGTTGGTtattaggtcagtctcaatacatgttttataagagtgtcatgcacattaaatatggtgccacataagtaaaattactgacttggcagggtcattgaATAAAGGAATTTCATCagtgtggctcggttacctagtttatagtcttggtaactgtattATGAACCTatgtattgagactggccttaggtcATGAGTGGTGCCAAATTGAAAACATTAAAACATGCATGTGA is a window encoding:
- the LOC8077750 gene encoding protein DETOXIFICATION 16 isoform X1 translates to MEAALLDATGTGKHGSNNEAEAGAVVREVKKQLYLAGPLVVGFLLQNMVQMVSVMFVGHLGELALASASLATSFAGVTGFSLLAGMACSLDTLCGQAFGAGQHHQLGVYKQRAMVVLALVSVPVAVVWTYTGEILAWCGQDPEIAAGAGSYIRWLIPALFAYGALQCHVRFLQTQNLVVPVMLSAGATAVCHPAVCWLLVRALGLGRNGAALANAVSYLANLSFLAVYVRASPACKSTWTCFSAEAFRGVPDFLKLAVPSAVMVCMEWWSFELLVLLSGLLPNPKLETAVLSICLNTSSLAFMAPLGLGAAVSTRVSNELGAGRPQAARLAARVVVLLALIVGMSEGLVMVLVRDLWGYAYSNEEEVARYTARMMPVLAVSVMLDSQQCVLSGVVRGSGRQKTGAFINLAAYYLAGIPAAFAFAFVCHLGGMGLWFGILCGLVVQMLSLLSVTLCTNWNEEALNAKSRVFSDALPVDMET
- the LOC8077750 gene encoding protein DETOXIFICATION 16 isoform X2 — encoded protein: MACSLDTLCGQAFGAGQHHQLGVYKQRAMVVLALVSVPVAVVWTYTGEILAWCGQDPEIAAGAGSYIRWLIPALFAYGALQCHVRFLQTQNLVVPVMLSAGATAVCHPAVCWLLVRALGLGRNGAALANAVSYLANLSFLAVYVRASPACKSTWTCFSAEAFRGVPDFLKLAVPSAVMVCMEWWSFELLVLLSGLLPNPKLETAVLSICLNTSSLAFMAPLGLGAAVSTRVSNELGAGRPQAARLAARVVVLLALIVGMSEGLVMVLVRDLWGYAYSNEEEVARYTARMMPVLAVSVMLDSQQCVLSGVVRGSGRQKTGAFINLAAYYLAGIPAAFAFAFVCHLGGMGLWFGILCGLVVQMLSLLSVTLCTNWNEEALNAKSRVFSDALPVDMET